A genomic segment from Gracilimonas sediminicola encodes:
- a CDS encoding efflux RND transporter permease subunit: protein MHITDLSIRRPVTTLMVFVSLLVVGLIATRMVPLEFMPNITFPGAFVQLPYPNSTPAEVNENVARPIEEVLATISGVERINSNSGEDNAGVIVIFKQGNEIDLKAIEIKEKIESIRNQLPDDFEYYTINKFQDGDAPTLQLRISSNRDLSDAYELLNRNLKQRIERIPGVGQVTLYGVEKKEIRVELDPDRLTQYNINLNRLSSTLRQANFSISAGKITDSGLRYMVRPVGNLNGVEDIENLIVADNNIRVKDIATVKYTSPERNYARHLDRKYAIGLDITKESTANTVQVVDEVLAEIDKVNELPEMQGIEIYEMFNQADGILSSLRELFNSGMIGALLSVFVLYIFLRQMSTTLIVATAVPFSLIVTLGFFYFLDISLNILSMMGLMLAIGMLVDNAVVVTENIHRYQRKGNDARKSAIFGAKEVSIAVTAGTLTSIIVFLPNVVNESFISQHMYYIGMAIIIALLASLVISLTVIPLLASKIHPPEKSKKKTVIDKLSVKYSALLGWLLERRKISVLFIVLLFLSGGVPMAFMNVDMFPRVEERQLRLQYNLNASYTLDRVKESVDRIEEYLYENQDKFEIESVYTYYQPEYAQSTINLIDEDDAKKAVTQIKEEIQKDLPKIALGQPAFEFISRNSAEQVRVFVQGESMDVLEELAEQVEWRLGQIEGFADVRSEAEAGSDEIRLTVNHDRARNFGLTSSAVASMVSGAMRGQTIQRIRGEDSEIDVVLAFQDVNRQTIDDLKNLPISINDDQSVKLATLADFEERPGAGRIFRENRRTSLGISINLDDITSDEARGKISQVMDQIIYPAGYGWSYGRSFGNDMDAMNTMLFNISIAFFLIYLIMASLFESLIYPTSVLSCIFYGMIGIFWFFFITGTTFDLMAFIGILILMGIVVNNGIVLIDHINHLRSEGLSRREAVIQGGRDRMRPILMTAATTVLGLVPLCFGTTQIGGNGPPYFPMARAIVGGLTFSTVVTLLVLPSIYVILDDIKIWSNRILYAAK, encoded by the coding sequence ATGCATATTACCGATTTATCCATACGTCGCCCGGTAACCACACTCATGGTTTTTGTGAGTCTGCTGGTTGTGGGTTTGATTGCCACCCGAATGGTTCCCCTTGAGTTTATGCCGAACATCACTTTTCCGGGAGCTTTTGTCCAGCTACCCTATCCAAATTCAACACCGGCTGAAGTAAACGAAAATGTAGCCCGACCCATTGAAGAAGTTCTTGCGACAATTAGTGGGGTAGAACGTATCAACTCAAATTCAGGAGAAGATAACGCCGGAGTTATAGTCATTTTTAAGCAGGGAAATGAAATTGATCTCAAAGCCATCGAGATTAAGGAAAAAATCGAAAGCATCCGAAATCAGCTGCCCGATGATTTTGAATACTATACCATCAATAAATTTCAGGACGGAGATGCTCCTACTCTTCAGCTGCGTATTTCCAGTAACCGGGATCTGTCAGACGCTTATGAGCTGTTGAACCGTAACCTGAAGCAGCGCATCGAGCGCATTCCCGGAGTTGGGCAGGTTACCCTGTATGGCGTAGAGAAAAAGGAAATACGCGTTGAACTTGATCCGGACCGGCTCACCCAGTACAACATTAACCTAAATAGGTTGAGCAGCACCCTAAGACAAGCGAATTTCTCGATTTCAGCGGGTAAAATCACTGATTCCGGACTGCGATACATGGTTCGTCCGGTTGGTAACCTGAATGGCGTTGAGGATATCGAAAATCTCATTGTGGCCGATAATAACATCCGCGTAAAGGATATTGCCACGGTTAAATATACATCCCCCGAACGAAATTATGCCCGTCACCTGGATCGCAAATACGCAATCGGATTAGATATCACCAAGGAATCTACCGCCAATACCGTACAGGTGGTTGATGAAGTTTTAGCTGAAATTGACAAGGTGAATGAGCTTCCTGAAATGCAGGGCATCGAGATTTATGAGATGTTTAACCAGGCGGATGGAATCCTGAGCTCGCTTCGGGAGCTTTTTAATTCCGGGATGATTGGTGCGCTACTCTCCGTATTCGTACTGTATATTTTCCTCCGGCAAATGAGCACCACCCTCATCGTTGCCACGGCTGTCCCCTTTTCACTCATTGTAACGCTTGGCTTTTTCTACTTCCTCGATATTTCTCTGAATATCCTTTCCATGATGGGACTGATGCTCGCTATTGGTATGCTGGTGGACAACGCCGTAGTAGTAACCGAGAACATACACCGGTATCAACGCAAAGGAAATGACGCTCGTAAATCAGCTATTTTTGGAGCCAAAGAAGTTTCGATTGCTGTTACTGCCGGTACGTTGACCTCCATCATCGTTTTCCTGCCAAACGTGGTGAACGAGAGCTTTATCTCTCAGCATATGTATTATATCGGCATGGCGATTATCATCGCATTGCTGGCTTCATTGGTTATTTCGCTGACGGTGATCCCCCTGCTCGCCTCCAAGATTCATCCGCCGGAAAAATCAAAGAAAAAAACGGTCATCGACAAGCTCTCCGTAAAATACTCCGCCTTGCTCGGATGGCTATTGGAGCGGCGTAAAATCTCGGTGCTTTTCATCGTTCTGCTGTTTTTGAGTGGCGGCGTGCCCATGGCTTTTATGAATGTGGATATGTTTCCCCGGGTTGAAGAACGGCAGTTAAGACTTCAATACAATCTGAATGCAAGTTATACCCTGGATCGAGTAAAAGAGTCGGTTGACCGGATCGAAGAATACCTTTACGAAAACCAGGATAAATTCGAAATAGAGTCTGTTTACACCTACTACCAGCCTGAATACGCCCAATCTACAATCAACCTTATTGACGAGGACGATGCCAAAAAAGCGGTGACGCAGATTAAGGAAGAGATCCAAAAAGACCTCCCTAAAATTGCACTCGGTCAACCTGCTTTTGAGTTTATCAGCCGAAACAGTGCCGAACAGGTTCGGGTTTTTGTTCAGGGCGAATCGATGGACGTACTTGAAGAATTGGCCGAACAGGTGGAATGGCGACTTGGTCAAATTGAAGGCTTTGCCGATGTTCGTTCCGAAGCGGAGGCCGGAAGTGATGAAATCCGCCTCACCGTAAATCATGACCGGGCACGGAATTTCGGGCTTACCTCATCGGCAGTTGCCAGTATGGTATCCGGAGCTATGCGTGGACAAACCATACAGCGTATTCGCGGTGAAGACAGTGAAATCGATGTGGTCCTTGCCTTTCAGGATGTGAACCGGCAAACCATCGATGACCTTAAAAACCTGCCGATTTCTATTAATGACGATCAATCAGTGAAGCTTGCCACCCTTGCCGACTTTGAAGAGCGACCCGGCGCCGGACGCATTTTCCGTGAAAACCGTCGCACTTCCCTGGGGATTTCCATCAACCTCGATGATATTACTTCGGATGAAGCCCGCGGTAAAATATCGCAGGTGATGGATCAGATTATATATCCCGCCGGGTACGGGTGGAGCTATGGACGGAGCTTTGGAAATGATATGGATGCGATGAATACCATGCTTTTTAATATTTCCATAGCTTTTTTCCTGATTTACCTGATCATGGCCTCCCTGTTTGAATCCCTTATTTATCCAACAAGCGTACTCTCCTGTATTTTTTACGGCATGATTGGAATCTTTTGGTTCTTCTTTATCACCGGAACCACTTTTGACCTGATGGCTTTCATCGGAATTCTGATTCTGATGGGTATAGTGGTGAATAACGGGATTGTACTGATTGATCATATTAACCATCTGCGCAGTGAGGGTTTATCGCGAAGGGAAGCGGTTATACAAGGCGGCCGAGACCGCATGCGCCCCATCCTGATGACTGCAGCTACAACTGTGCTTGGTTTGGTTCCCCTTTGTTTCGGAACCACACAGATTGGCGGCAACGGCCCTCCCTACTTCCCAATGGCACGTGCCATTGTAGGCGGACTTACCTTTTCTACAGTAGTAACCCTCTTGGTACTGCCCTCCATTTATGTGATCCTGGATGACATCAAGATCTGGAGCAACCGAATATTGTATGCGGCTAAGTAA
- a CDS encoding acyl-[acyl-carrier-protein] thioesterase — MTDNITKHSETFTIRASEVGSGGQITLPALCSLFQEVAGNHAHKLNFDITQLQEKDLTWVLHRMDIKIERYPNWREKIIIETWPAAGDALRAYRDYRILDEEGAQIGACLSYWMMINLKTRKPTRMPQDVLDLRLSELEHVMPVKSDRLSSFEDADVTKKFVVRNSDLDMNEHVNNARFVEWLMETYDDDKAYLIKNMDIMFMRESHSGDMITSERKNEEHQNYRHQLTNQDGDVLALAACS, encoded by the coding sequence ATGACTGATAACATCACCAAGCATAGCGAAACCTTTACCATCCGGGCCAGTGAAGTTGGCTCCGGGGGACAAATTACCCTTCCGGCCCTTTGCTCTCTCTTTCAGGAAGTAGCCGGGAATCACGCCCACAAACTCAATTTTGATATCACTCAGCTTCAGGAGAAAGACCTCACCTGGGTGCTCCACCGAATGGATATCAAGATTGAGCGGTATCCAAACTGGCGGGAAAAAATCATTATCGAAACCTGGCCGGCCGCCGGCGATGCTTTACGAGCCTATCGGGATTACCGCATTTTGGATGAAGAAGGCGCCCAAATCGGGGCTTGCCTCAGCTATTGGATGATGATCAATTTAAAGACCCGCAAGCCCACCCGCATGCCACAAGACGTTCTGGACCTTCGGTTATCAGAATTGGAACATGTGATGCCGGTAAAATCCGATCGCTTGAGTTCCTTTGAGGATGCGGATGTAACTAAAAAGTTTGTAGTCCGAAATTCAGACCTGGATATGAACGAGCACGTAAACAATGCCCGCTTCGTGGAGTGGCTGATGGAGACTTACGATGATGACAAAGCCTACCTGATCAAAAACATGGATATCATGTTCATGCGGGAAAGCCACTCTGGTGATATGATCACTTCCGAACGAAAAAACGAAGAGCATCAAAACTACCGCCATCAGCTTACAAACCAGGATGGGGATGTACTGGCCTTGGCTGCCTGCAGCTGA
- a CDS encoding aldo/keto reductase — protein sequence MQFKTIQGVEVPEVGLGTHRLIGREGENTIKLALNLGYRHIDTAQSYKNEREVGEAIKRSHVDREEIFLTTKVWHTHLEKDDVLKIAENSLRELDTPYVDLLLVHWPNPEVNIEKTMEAFLSLRDQGKALNIGVANFPLKLLKEVNEELGAPIFCNQVEYHPFLSQFDLLDYTAEQDILFTAYSPLAQAKVMENPLLQKLGEKYGKSPAQIALRWLIEQEQVVAIPKASSEEHLKENIDVFDFVLEDDDFYAIDDIQKDTRLIDPDFAPEWDK from the coding sequence ATGCAGTTTAAAACAATTCAAGGGGTGGAAGTGCCCGAAGTAGGGTTAGGAACACACCGATTAATTGGCAGAGAAGGCGAAAACACAATAAAGCTGGCACTGAATCTTGGCTATCGCCACATCGACACTGCCCAAAGCTATAAAAACGAAAGAGAAGTCGGGGAGGCCATCAAGAGATCACATGTTGATCGGGAAGAGATATTTCTTACCACCAAAGTTTGGCACACCCATCTTGAGAAAGACGACGTTTTAAAGATTGCAGAAAACTCACTTCGGGAATTAGACACTCCTTATGTGGATCTTTTGCTGGTACACTGGCCCAACCCGGAAGTAAATATCGAAAAAACGATGGAGGCTTTTCTGTCGTTGCGCGACCAGGGTAAAGCACTGAACATTGGCGTTGCCAACTTTCCGCTAAAGTTATTGAAGGAAGTGAATGAAGAGCTTGGTGCCCCCATCTTTTGCAATCAGGTTGAATACCATCCCTTCCTGAGCCAGTTTGATTTACTGGACTATACCGCCGAGCAGGATATCCTGTTTACCGCATATTCCCCGCTTGCACAGGCAAAAGTGATGGAAAATCCATTGCTTCAAAAGCTTGGTGAAAAATACGGGAAATCACCGGCACAAATTGCCCTGCGCTGGTTGATAGAACAAGAGCAGGTGGTTGCCATCCCCAAGGCCTCTTCGGAAGAACACCTGAAAGAGAACATCGATGTATTTGATTTTGTGCTGGAAGATGACGACTTCTACGCCATCGATGATATCCAGAAAGATACCCGCTTAATCGATCCCGACTTTGCCCCTGAATGGGATAAATAG
- a CDS encoding lamin tail domain-containing protein gives MAQKLLSGKHLKALHIALFLLVAALGFKATAQSVLLPGDVVIVSANADTHSIDFMPLIDIEEGTELYFSNGKWDQEARTLSGNELKVTFKSPIQAGTNIHLNDFKDDRLDIEGEISFEGGTFRLFAYQKEEVYRFIFAIGWGKGVVWNTSEEETLGSDIPESLRESDHTYLTLGDASNYQYYIRNGASGTRNLLLQYVGNESHWRGSESKPFPIFGTSFNLLAPPVVLFDQSVSTVQESDSVAILNVAIYEHDGSRLSVDVKFDTLRSITSPNDYTDFKTTTLNFTGLIGDGVYEVRVPITDDSDYEGRETGIFTLQNLTKGNYGDFLTHSKIILDNEKPEVLISQVINAPEGADFVELRNMEDGVVSLNGWSLSSKDQKYTFAEDAVLFPQQTIRIKYKASAPEVDSSETTIYTNLDKPLLNRRGGQLVLKDFSGEKIHEFKYSELKRLSESNSGRDELVSGNVINNANQQVNDGNLLGLQASVQQLAQPGLKVITQPDGIKDVFPEARLKGWNESEQQFVEVTSESASMSDFEILIGHFEGEEAQKLAEWKKENSQKKQNSSTLSLSVSATDYDQNEALNGTEGLNLVYNNVDSPVSVQRILELAEEKYPEVSIKPLIYGVKQNATGDLDFVPLQEEDQIPAQAPFWIILENTQPEIEINFDLQEISQPAAAADTEELTDGEITTISLMLNSQAQSETVTVHFVDNGTMESVMDLNSYPELFLGGHSFLDMAFSGGEEYFSEITLSSKIEQALSLPLQFSTSGSGKLTLSISEWEAIPADWEIKLEDKAAQKEYVLREDFSMTFDHTALAEEASQNREASLSDYAEKDRFVIHIQPPGQIAEGDEEDDTLPREVELHQNFPNPFNPATIISFYLPESEEVRLSIFNIVGQPVAVIAEGTMSAGEHQFEWDATDKPSGMYIYQLEVGKSVMTRKMTLVK, from the coding sequence ATGGCTCAAAAGTTACTATCCGGTAAACATTTAAAAGCACTACATATCGCCCTCTTCTTGCTGGTTGCCGCCTTGGGTTTCAAGGCAACAGCCCAGTCTGTATTGCTTCCGGGCGATGTAGTTATTGTATCTGCCAATGCGGATACTCATTCCATCGATTTTATGCCGCTTATCGATATTGAGGAAGGTACGGAGCTGTATTTCTCAAATGGGAAGTGGGATCAGGAAGCTCGAACTTTATCCGGGAATGAGCTTAAGGTAACATTCAAGAGCCCGATTCAGGCCGGTACAAATATTCACCTAAACGACTTTAAAGATGACCGTCTGGATATAGAAGGTGAGATCAGTTTTGAAGGCGGAACCTTCCGTCTTTTTGCCTATCAGAAAGAAGAAGTATATCGGTTTATTTTTGCTATAGGCTGGGGGAAAGGGGTGGTATGGAATACCTCAGAGGAAGAAACACTGGGATCAGATATCCCGGAAAGTTTGCGAGAAAGCGATCACACCTACCTGACACTGGGTGATGCCTCCAACTATCAGTATTACATCAGAAACGGAGCCAGCGGAACCCGGAATTTGTTACTCCAATATGTGGGTAATGAAAGCCATTGGCGCGGAAGTGAAAGCAAGCCTTTCCCAATTTTTGGAACCTCCTTTAATTTGCTCGCCCCGCCGGTCGTTCTTTTTGATCAAAGTGTTTCTACTGTTCAGGAATCAGATTCGGTAGCTATTTTGAATGTTGCTATTTATGAACATGATGGCTCTCGCCTTTCCGTTGATGTTAAGTTTGACACCCTTCGAAGTATCACATCTCCTAATGATTACACCGACTTTAAAACCACAACCCTCAATTTTACCGGGTTGATTGGGGATGGCGTATATGAAGTAAGGGTTCCGATTACAGATGACAGTGACTATGAAGGAAGAGAAACCGGTATTTTTACCCTGCAGAATTTAACGAAAGGAAATTACGGAGATTTCCTCACGCACAGCAAAATCATTCTGGACAATGAAAAGCCGGAGGTGTTAATATCTCAGGTTATAAACGCTCCTGAAGGGGCCGACTTTGTGGAACTCCGGAATATGGAAGATGGCGTGGTCTCGTTAAATGGCTGGAGCCTTTCCTCTAAAGACCAGAAATACACATTTGCTGAAGATGCTGTTCTATTTCCACAGCAAACCATTCGTATTAAGTATAAAGCTTCAGCGCCTGAAGTAGATTCATCAGAGACTACTATTTACACCAATCTTGATAAGCCTTTGTTGAATAGAAGAGGCGGACAATTGGTGTTGAAAGATTTCAGCGGAGAGAAAATTCATGAGTTCAAGTACTCAGAACTGAAAAGGCTATCTGAAAGCAATTCAGGGCGGGATGAGTTGGTTTCCGGTAACGTTATTAATAATGCCAACCAACAAGTAAATGATGGTAATCTGCTGGGGCTTCAGGCTTCCGTACAGCAACTGGCTCAACCGGGATTAAAAGTAATTACCCAGCCGGATGGAATTAAAGATGTATTCCCGGAAGCACGATTAAAAGGCTGGAATGAGAGTGAACAACAATTTGTGGAGGTAACCTCAGAGTCAGCTTCCATGTCTGATTTTGAAATTCTTATTGGGCATTTCGAGGGAGAAGAAGCACAGAAATTAGCCGAGTGGAAAAAGGAGAATTCACAAAAGAAACAGAATAGCAGCACACTCTCATTAAGTGTTTCAGCGACTGATTATGACCAAAATGAAGCCTTAAACGGAACGGAAGGTTTGAACCTGGTTTACAATAATGTGGATAGTCCCGTCAGTGTACAACGAATTCTTGAACTGGCTGAAGAGAAATATCCCGAAGTTTCCATAAAACCACTTATCTACGGAGTGAAGCAAAATGCTACCGGAGATTTAGACTTTGTGCCTCTGCAGGAAGAGGATCAAATTCCGGCTCAGGCTCCCTTTTGGATCATACTGGAAAATACCCAACCTGAAATAGAAATAAATTTCGATCTGCAGGAAATCAGCCAGCCGGCAGCTGCTGCAGATACAGAGGAACTGACGGATGGAGAAATAACGACGATATCCCTTATGCTTAATTCGCAGGCTCAGAGCGAAACGGTTACTGTTCATTTTGTAGATAACGGCACCATGGAAAGTGTCATGGATCTCAACTCGTATCCGGAGTTGTTCCTGGGCGGTCATTCATTCCTGGATATGGCATTTTCCGGCGGGGAGGAGTATTTCAGTGAGATTACACTTTCCTCGAAAATAGAACAGGCACTCTCATTGCCGTTGCAGTTTAGTACTTCCGGATCCGGTAAGTTGACTCTTTCTATAAGTGAGTGGGAGGCTATTCCTGCCGATTGGGAAATTAAACTGGAAGATAAAGCAGCACAGAAAGAGTATGTTCTGAGAGAAGATTTCAGCATGACTTTCGATCACACCGCGTTAGCTGAGGAAGCCAGTCAGAACCGGGAAGCTTCGTTATCAGATTATGCGGAAAAAGACCGCTTTGTGATTCACATACAACCTCCCGGACAAATTGCAGAAGGCGATGAGGAAGACGATACTTTGCCCCGGGAAGTAGAGCTTCACCAAAATTTCCCCAACCCATTTAACCCGGCCACTATTATTTCATTTTATCTGCCGGAATCAGAAGAAGTTCGTCTCTCTATTTTTAATATTGTAGGCCAGCCGGTTGCCGTGATTGCAGAAGGAACCATGTCGGCCGGAGAGCATCAGTTTGAATGGGATGCTACGGACAAACCCAGTGGGATGTACATCTATCAGCTGGAAGTTGGAAAGAGTGTTATGACCCGAAAAATGACATTAGTAAAATAG
- a CDS encoding dicarboxylate/amino acid:cation symporter: protein MKWYKKLHWQIIIGLILGLLWGLLASVTGLNEFTSDYIKPFGTIFIAMLKLIAMPLVLVSLVVGVTSLNDTTKLSRMGFKTVSIYAVTTVFAITIGLVAVNVIQPGKTLPAETTATLQESYSESVDDRSATAELVQNRGPLDFIVDIVPENFFAAASNNSSMLQVVFVAILLGIGIIQIGGKKAQTLVDVFDAFNDVIIRIVELIMLTAPYGVFALMASLIIDLAGDDLSQAMELLYALGWYCLTVIIALILHVFIVYASLFKVMSDMKLSTFFRAIQPAMLLGFSTSSSSATLPVTMERVEKNLGVEDEVASFVLPIGATVNMDGTSLYQAVAAVFIAQALGMDLTIAQQLMIVLTATAASIGAAGVPGAGIVMLVIVLEAIQVPTAGIALILGVDRILDMCRTTVNITGDAAVSVAVASSEGRLGAPNLDD, encoded by the coding sequence ATGAAATGGTATAAAAAATTACACTGGCAAATTATAATTGGATTGATTTTAGGTCTCCTTTGGGGGCTTCTGGCCAGTGTCACCGGGTTAAATGAATTTACTTCTGACTACATCAAACCCTTTGGTACCATTTTCATAGCCATGCTGAAGCTGATCGCGATGCCACTGGTGCTGGTTTCGTTGGTGGTAGGGGTTACCAGTTTAAATGATACCACCAAACTGTCGAGAATGGGTTTTAAAACGGTGTCGATTTATGCCGTAACAACCGTTTTTGCCATTACCATTGGTTTGGTAGCGGTGAATGTGATTCAACCCGGAAAAACCCTCCCGGCCGAAACAACAGCCACCCTGCAGGAAAGCTACAGCGAGTCAGTTGACGATCGAAGCGCTACGGCAGAACTGGTGCAGAATCGCGGTCCGCTTGACTTTATTGTAGATATCGTACCCGAAAATTTCTTTGCTGCTGCATCCAATAACTCAAGTATGCTGCAGGTGGTATTTGTAGCTATTCTTCTCGGAATTGGGATTATCCAGATTGGAGGTAAAAAAGCGCAAACGCTGGTGGATGTGTTCGATGCATTTAATGATGTTATTATTCGGATTGTGGAGCTCATTATGCTTACCGCTCCCTATGGGGTTTTTGCGTTGATGGCCTCCCTGATCATAGATCTTGCCGGGGATGACCTCTCCCAGGCGATGGAATTATTATACGCTTTGGGATGGTATTGCCTGACGGTAATCATAGCCCTTATTCTTCACGTTTTTATAGTTTATGCCAGCCTGTTCAAAGTGATGAGCGACATGAAGCTTTCGACCTTTTTCAGGGCCATACAGCCTGCTATGCTGCTTGGTTTCAGTACCAGCTCCAGTTCAGCTACGCTTCCGGTTACCATGGAGCGTGTGGAAAAAAACCTCGGGGTTGAAGATGAAGTAGCCAGTTTTGTGCTTCCCATCGGAGCGACCGTGAATATGGATGGAACGAGTTTATACCAGGCAGTAGCGGCCGTATTTATTGCCCAGGCATTAGGGATGGATTTAACCATTGCTCAGCAATTGATGATTGTGTTAACGGCAACGGCAGCTTCCATCGGTGCAGCCGGTGTTCCCGGAGCCGGTATTGTGATGCTGGTCATTGTGTTGGAAGCCATTCAGGTACCCACGGCGGGAATAGCGCTCATCCTTGGGGTAGATCGTATTCTGGATATGTGCCGAACCACAGTCAATATCACGGGAGATGCTGCGGTGTCAGTGGCAGTGGCATCCTCAGAAGGGCGGTTAGGGGCTCCTAATCTGGATGATTAG
- a CDS encoding DUF92 domain-containing protein, with protein MLDRWVNIFFSLALVFVFILFGDSQQHNQILFGLFLAALLSITAFILNWLTIDGASSATIFGGFAYGLGGLAGAAVVLAFFISGSVLSKDLISREGFLEKKFRRNGKQVWSNGFWFVLWILIWFLTDVDAFLIGAVTSIATAASDTWATEIGENRLKGKTRLITTGEKVQPGTDGGISFYGTVAALTGAAFIAAVFWFFAIDAMLSTILIIAITGFFGSLIDSYIGARFQNVAYSLSGLSSIGLENMYVSNNFVNWISAGLASVISLILILIIGV; from the coding sequence GTGCTCGATCGCTGGGTAAATATCTTCTTTTCGTTAGCACTGGTTTTTGTATTCATCTTGTTTGGTGACTCTCAACAACACAACCAGATTCTTTTTGGGCTTTTTCTTGCCGCTTTGTTATCCATCACTGCTTTCATTCTGAACTGGTTAACGATTGACGGTGCTTCTTCAGCAACCATATTTGGGGGATTCGCTTATGGTTTGGGCGGACTTGCCGGCGCCGCCGTAGTGCTGGCCTTCTTTATCTCGGGATCGGTGCTTTCAAAAGATTTAATATCCCGCGAAGGTTTCCTGGAAAAGAAATTCCGGCGTAATGGTAAACAGGTTTGGTCGAACGGGTTTTGGTTTGTCCTCTGGATTTTAATTTGGTTTTTGACCGATGTAGATGCTTTTCTGATTGGCGCCGTAACCTCCATTGCAACCGCTGCTTCCGATACCTGGGCTACAGAAATTGGAGAAAACCGGCTAAAGGGTAAAACCCGGCTTATTACTACCGGAGAAAAAGTTCAGCCCGGAACCGACGGCGGCATTAGCTTTTATGGAACCGTTGCTGCACTTACCGGTGCAGCTTTTATAGCGGCAGTGTTCTGGTTTTTTGCTATCGATGCCATGCTTTCAACCATTCTGATAATTGCGATCACCGGATTTTTTGGTTCCCTCATCGATTCTTACATTGGCGCCCGCTTTCAGAATGTGGCATACAGCCTTTCCGGACTTTCATCAATTGGTTTGGAGAATATGTATGTTAGCAACAATTTCGTGAATTGGATTTCTGCAGGCCTGGCTTCAGTAATCAGTTTGATATTAATCTTAATCATTGGCGTATGA
- a CDS encoding DUF3098 domain-containing protein gives MAKRGRKQADHQPMFFSAYNYKLIGIAIFLIVAGFTAMYLENEVDGFISLFISPIVIMAGYILVIFAIMKHDRDEEPEAASS, from the coding sequence ATGGCAAAACGAGGACGTAAACAGGCGGATCATCAACCGATGTTTTTTTCCGCATATAACTACAAACTCATCGGGATAGCGATTTTCCTGATTGTAGCGGGTTTTACGGCCATGTACCTTGAAAATGAAGTGGACGGCTTTATTTCTCTTTTTATCTCTCCGATTGTGATTATGGCCGGCTATATCCTGGTTATATTTGCTATTATGAAGCACGACCGGGATGAAGAACCTGAAGCAGCATCCAGCTAA
- a CDS encoding Maf family protein, whose translation MTRIVLASQSPRRKKLLQQIGLAFEISPSDVEEISSHTEPGPMVEDLAALKATDVASKFSDSFIIGSDTIVVHNGEVLGKPADADEAFSFLSRLSGTHHFVYTGVAFVKTDKNGTIQAKHTFYEQTKVTFSTLGEQEIKAYIKSGNPMDKAGSYGIQDDLGALFVEKIDGDYYNVVGFPLNRFYREIKSFFPEFDIMSS comes from the coding sequence ATGACGCGAATTGTTCTGGCTTCTCAGAGCCCCCGAAGAAAGAAATTATTACAACAGATAGGTCTGGCTTTTGAGATTTCCCCCAGTGATGTAGAAGAAATAAGCTCGCACACGGAGCCCGGGCCAATGGTGGAAGACCTTGCCGCTTTAAAAGCCACCGATGTTGCCTCCAAATTCAGCGATAGCTTCATCATCGGTTCTGATACCATCGTGGTGCATAATGGAGAAGTGTTGGGTAAGCCGGCAGATGCTGACGAGGCTTTTTCCTTTTTGAGCCGATTAAGTGGAACCCATCATTTTGTTTATACGGGAGTCGCATTTGTTAAAACTGATAAAAATGGCACGATTCAAGCCAAACATACCTTTTATGAACAAACAAAAGTTACCTTCAGCACGTTAGGTGAACAGGAAATTAAAGCGTATATAAAAAGCGGTAACCCCATGGATAAAGCCGGTTCATATGGAATTCAGGATGACTTGGGCGCCTTGTTTGTAGAAAAAATTGATGGGGACTACTATAATGTAGTCGGGTTTCCGCTGAACCGTTTTTACAGGGAGATAAAATCTTTCTTCCCGGAATTTGATATCATGAGTTCATGA